The proteins below come from a single Rhodococcus sp. WMMA185 genomic window:
- the ehuB gene encoding ectoine/hydroxyectoine ABC transporter substrate-binding protein EhuB → MGAVATAASVAGCSTTDTASEGSLLEQLQAEGAVTVGFAGEAPYSFEQNGQLTGATVALHREIFKNLGIETVEGVNTDFGALIPGLQAQRFDVVSAGMSILPQRCEQAAFSEPEFNYTTALMVPDGNPANLTDMQSVKDSGVRLATMTGAIESDYAQALGIDAMQVASPQDGMDAVANGRADVFALTGISLNWMANNSPQVPVEVTESFVAVIDGVPQVGAGGTVFRTEDAELRDAYNEELAKITSDKDKYLAIVGEFGFTAAELPDPALTTAKLCDGVS, encoded by the coding sequence ATGGGCGCCGTCGCGACCGCTGCGTCGGTGGCAGGTTGCAGCACGACGGACACAGCTAGCGAGGGCTCGCTCCTCGAGCAACTCCAAGCAGAGGGTGCGGTAACAGTCGGGTTCGCCGGCGAAGCACCATACAGCTTCGAGCAGAACGGGCAGTTGACCGGTGCAACCGTCGCGCTGCACCGCGAGATCTTCAAGAACCTCGGAATCGAGACGGTTGAAGGTGTGAACACCGATTTCGGTGCGCTGATTCCGGGGCTTCAGGCCCAGCGCTTCGACGTCGTCAGCGCGGGGATGTCGATCCTCCCGCAGCGATGCGAGCAGGCCGCGTTCAGCGAGCCCGAGTTCAACTACACGACTGCGCTGATGGTTCCGGACGGCAATCCCGCGAATCTCACCGATATGCAGTCGGTGAAGGATAGTGGGGTAAGGCTGGCTACGATGACCGGCGCGATCGAATCGGACTACGCGCAAGCACTAGGTATCGATGCTATGCAGGTGGCGTCGCCGCAGGACGGAATGGACGCTGTCGCCAACGGGAGAGCCGACGTGTTCGCCTTGACGGGAATCTCGTTGAACTGGATGGCAAACAACAGCCCGCAGGTTCCCGTGGAGGTTACCGAGTCCTTTGTCGCAGTGATCGACGGAGTCCCCCAGGTCGGCGCCGGCGGCACCGTGTTCCGCACCGAGGATGCTGAACTCAGGGACGCCTACAACGAGGAGTTGGCGAAGATCACCTCCGACAAGGACAAGTATCTTGCCATCGTCGGGGAATTCGGATTCACCGCGGCGGAGTTGCCCGACCCGGCGTTGACGACCGCCAAGTTGTGTGACGGAGTCAGCTGA
- the ehuA gene encoding ectoine/hydroxyectoine ABC transporter ATP-binding protein EhuA, with product MIQFDNVVKRFGNHVVLDHLKFEVARGDRVTLIGPSGSGKTTILRLLMTLEKVDEGVIWIEGDRLTHEQKGSRLVPASEKYLRKVRRRIGMVFQQFNLFPNMNVIENITEAPIHVLGLDKDAATKRARELLDMVGLSDKETAHPTQLSGGQQQRVAIARALAMDPDILLLDEVTSALDPELVADVLDVLRNVAETTDITMLIVTHEMQFARDVSNRVMMFDAGRIVEEGDPETIFTAPQNERTRTFLKAVLAS from the coding sequence ATGATCCAATTCGACAATGTCGTAAAACGATTCGGGAATCACGTTGTTCTCGATCATCTGAAGTTCGAGGTTGCGCGCGGAGATCGCGTCACCTTGATCGGGCCTAGCGGTTCAGGAAAGACCACTATCCTTCGGCTACTGATGACCTTGGAGAAGGTGGATGAGGGCGTTATCTGGATCGAGGGCGATCGGCTGACACACGAGCAGAAGGGGAGTCGGCTCGTTCCGGCGTCGGAGAAGTATCTTCGGAAAGTTCGCCGCCGCATCGGGATGGTATTCCAGCAGTTCAACCTATTTCCGAACATGAACGTGATCGAGAACATCACCGAAGCGCCGATCCACGTTCTTGGTCTGGATAAGGATGCGGCGACGAAGCGCGCCCGCGAACTGCTCGACATGGTCGGGCTCTCGGACAAGGAGACCGCTCATCCAACGCAGCTGTCCGGCGGACAGCAACAACGGGTCGCCATTGCGAGGGCGCTGGCGATGGACCCAGACATCCTCTTGCTCGACGAGGTCACCTCCGCGTTGGATCCGGAGTTGGTTGCAGACGTCCTCGACGTGCTGAGGAATGTCGCCGAAACTACCGACATCACCATGTTGATCGTGACCCACGAGATGCAGTTCGCCAGGGACGTCTCGAACCGGGTGATGATGTTCGATGCCGGCAGGATCGTCGAGGAAGGAGATCCCGAGACGATCTTCACCGCACCGCAGAACGAGCGCACCAGGACCTTCCTGAAGGCGGTATTGGCCAGCTGA
- the ehuC gene encoding ectoine/hydroxyectoine ABC transporter permease subunit EhuC has protein sequence MKDNIEALLDALPGIWEGLVVTLELTLGGALLAFVLAVLLGLAARAHNVVIRGSARGFIEFFRGTSLLVQLFWFFYVVPLFGFLIEPMVVGILALGLNYGAYGAEVVRGAVNSVPQPQWEAATALDFSHWQRLRRVILPQAWAEMIPPLTNLLIQLLKGTALASYILLQDLTFEIDQLRRTTGNTLFAFSVGLVIYFIVGYLLTLLMNALEVRAKNRLGTGPSLREIFSLAPSDPRGMEVAER, from the coding sequence GTGAAGGACAACATCGAAGCTCTCCTGGATGCTTTGCCAGGCATCTGGGAGGGCCTCGTCGTGACGCTCGAGCTGACGCTGGGTGGCGCGCTTCTGGCATTCGTGTTGGCCGTACTACTCGGATTGGCGGCTCGCGCGCATAACGTGGTAATCCGAGGGTCGGCTCGGGGCTTCATCGAGTTCTTTCGTGGGACTTCACTTTTGGTGCAGCTCTTCTGGTTCTTCTACGTGGTGCCGCTGTTCGGATTCCTGATTGAGCCCATGGTTGTGGGAATCTTGGCCTTGGGCTTGAACTACGGTGCGTACGGCGCGGAAGTAGTACGAGGTGCTGTGAATTCTGTTCCGCAGCCACAATGGGAGGCCGCCACTGCGCTCGACTTCAGCCATTGGCAGAGACTTCGCCGAGTCATCTTGCCGCAGGCATGGGCGGAGATGATCCCACCGCTGACGAATCTACTGATTCAGCTTCTCAAGGGAACAGCTTTGGCAAGTTATATCCTCCTGCAGGATTTGACATTCGAAATCGATCAACTCCGGAGGACCACGGGTAATACACTTTTCGCGTTCAGTGTCGGACTCGTCATCTACTTCATCGTCGGATATCTGCTGACGCTGTTGATGAATGCTCTCGAGGTGCGGGCAAAGAACCGCCTCGGAACAGGGCCGTCTTTGCGTGAAATCTTCAGTCTCGCACCGAGTGATCCTCGTGGAATGGAGGTCGCAGAGCGATGA
- the ehuD gene encoding ectoine/hydroxyectoine ABC transporter permease subunit EhuD, whose translation MTAQWSWDRAFEALPMLLDGFKITLLATVLGFVIAAVLGLVIALIRQSAPRWVSAPVRAASEFIRLTPLVVQLLFAYYLFTGLSALQIGVAVLGIHYSTYMAEVYRAGIEAVPVGQWEAARALSLAPTRTWRAIVLPQAIRRVVPALGNYAVSMFKDTPYLFAITVVEMVTAAQQFGARNFQYLEALTLAGLIFLVASYPTSLLIRRLEKRLA comes from the coding sequence ATGACGGCACAGTGGAGTTGGGATCGTGCGTTCGAGGCTCTGCCGATGCTCCTCGACGGTTTCAAGATCACATTGCTGGCAACTGTTCTGGGCTTCGTTATCGCGGCAGTCCTCGGACTGGTAATCGCGTTGATACGACAGTCGGCCCCACGGTGGGTCAGTGCACCGGTTCGTGCGGCCAGTGAGTTCATCAGGTTGACACCACTGGTGGTACAACTCCTGTTCGCCTATTACTTGTTCACGGGCTTGTCGGCGTTGCAGATCGGTGTCGCCGTACTTGGAATTCACTACTCGACATACATGGCCGAGGTGTACCGGGCTGGAATCGAGGCCGTACCGGTCGGTCAGTGGGAGGCAGCCCGCGCATTGTCTCTCGCTCCGACCCGGACATGGCGTGCGATCGTGCTGCCCCAAGCTATTCGCCGGGTGGTCCCAGCGCTCGGCAACTACGCGGTCTCCATGTTCAAGGACACACCCTACTTGTTCGCAATCACCGTGGTGGAAATGGTCACGGCAGCACAGCAATTCGGAGCGAGGAACTTCCAGTATCTCGAGGCGTTGACCTTGGCAGGTTTGATCTTCCTGGTCGCCAGCTACCCGACTTCACTATTGATACGGCGATTGGAGAAACGCCTTGCCTGA
- a CDS encoding bile acid:sodium symporter family protein, giving the protein MLTKIPLLGRLDPFILGILITVGIASLLPADGSALTAFGWAVKVAIGLLFFLYGARLSSREALHGLRHWRLHVTILAATFALFPILGIAASLLVPSVLTQPLYLGVLYVCLLPSTVQSSIAFVSIARGNVPGAIVSASFSNLLGIFVTPLLVALLMTTEGSGFNLSSVVGILFMLLLPFIAGQVAQRWIGTWVKEHSAPLRFVDRGSILLVVYVAFSEGMNEGIWSTLSIGRLLGLLAVCSILLAIVLSVTWFGSKRLGFSKQDQITITFCGSKKSLATGLPMATVLFASQPIGLIVLPLMLFHQLQLLVCAWMAGRLARRPDAGADLAMSPSR; this is encoded by the coding sequence ATGCTGACAAAAATCCCGCTGCTCGGAAGACTCGACCCGTTCATTCTCGGGATCCTGATCACCGTCGGGATTGCCAGCCTGTTGCCCGCAGACGGTTCTGCGCTCACCGCATTCGGGTGGGCTGTCAAGGTGGCCATCGGATTGCTGTTCTTCCTGTACGGCGCGAGGCTGTCTTCACGGGAGGCGCTTCACGGCCTGAGGCACTGGCGTTTGCACGTCACCATCCTCGCAGCAACGTTCGCGCTCTTCCCGATCCTCGGAATCGCAGCAAGTCTCCTGGTCCCATCGGTCCTGACCCAGCCGTTGTACCTGGGCGTCCTCTACGTCTGTCTGTTGCCCTCTACGGTTCAGTCATCGATCGCCTTCGTGTCCATCGCCCGTGGCAACGTGCCCGGCGCCATCGTCAGCGCCTCATTCTCGAATCTCCTCGGCATCTTCGTCACGCCCCTGTTGGTGGCGTTGTTGATGACGACTGAAGGGTCTGGCTTCAACCTGTCCTCAGTGGTGGGGATCCTCTTCATGTTGCTGCTCCCATTCATCGCCGGCCAGGTGGCGCAACGCTGGATCGGCACCTGGGTCAAAGAACACAGCGCACCGCTCAGGTTCGTCGATCGTGGATCGATCCTGCTGGTGGTCTATGTCGCGTTCAGCGAAGGAATGAACGAAGGGATCTGGAGCACGCTATCCATCGGCCGACTGCTCGGACTGCTCGCCGTGTGCTCGATACTTCTCGCAATCGTCCTGTCCGTCACATGGTTCGGATCGAAGCGGCTCGGGTTCAGTAAGCAGGACCAGATCACAATCACCTTCTGCGGATCGAAGAAGAGCCTTGCCACCGGACTTCCGATGGCAACAGTACTGTTCGCCAGCCAGCCGATCGGTTTGATAGTGCTGCCGCTCATGCTGTTTCACCAGCTGCAGTTGCTGGTGTGCGCGTGGATGGCGGGCCGATTGGCACGCCGCCCTGATGCGGGCGCCGATCTCGCGATGTCGCCCTCTCGGTAG